One stretch of Gaiella occulta DNA includes these proteins:
- the trkA gene encoding Trk system potassium transporter TrkA — protein sequence MNIFVIGAGQVGSTVVEALHVEHALTVLDLDPARLSPLAYRFDVATIEANGASRRALADAGVRDADLVIACTSRDEANLVAATFARIEAPRATTVIRTSNVEYIELWREGRLDVDFVVSSELETAHAIARVVGVPAAVQTDVFANGQVQMVEYDVSERSNPAVVGRPLRECGIPAQSRLVSIIRGGTMTIPRGDAVILPGDRLVIVGSPESAQEWGELLSPGEGKVEDVVVFGGGRVGAAIARQLLEMQIGVRLIEPDRERARSIAEELPGARVYQATGLDPDFIERERIGQAQAAVFAMREDAKNHYAATLARVHGVEFTIAIVHDTISQEVYEHSGIDVTVNPRQVTAEELVRFAHDPRTQQVAMIEGNRFEVLDITTSPSSEYVGLRFRDMPIRGALIGAIVRDGKAIFPRSDDVLSAGDRVIVFTESSRVADVERVL from the coding sequence GTGAACATCTTCGTCATCGGAGCGGGCCAGGTCGGCTCGACGGTCGTCGAGGCGCTGCACGTGGAGCACGCGCTCACCGTGCTCGACCTCGACCCCGCGCGGCTCTCCCCGCTCGCATACCGGTTCGACGTCGCCACGATCGAGGCGAACGGCGCCAGCCGCCGGGCGCTCGCCGACGCGGGCGTGCGGGACGCAGACCTCGTGATCGCGTGCACGTCGCGCGACGAGGCGAACCTCGTCGCCGCGACGTTCGCGCGGATCGAGGCGCCGCGGGCGACGACGGTGATCAGGACGTCGAACGTCGAGTACATCGAGCTGTGGCGGGAGGGGCGTCTCGACGTCGACTTCGTCGTCTCGTCGGAGCTCGAGACGGCGCACGCGATCGCGCGCGTGGTCGGCGTTCCCGCGGCCGTGCAGACCGACGTGTTCGCCAACGGCCAGGTGCAGATGGTCGAGTACGACGTCAGCGAGCGCTCGAACCCCGCCGTCGTCGGCCGGCCGCTGCGCGAGTGCGGGATTCCCGCGCAGTCGCGGCTCGTCAGCATCATCCGCGGCGGCACGATGACGATCCCGCGCGGTGACGCCGTCATCCTTCCGGGCGACCGTCTCGTCATCGTCGGGTCGCCGGAATCGGCCCAGGAGTGGGGCGAGCTGCTCTCCCCCGGCGAGGGCAAGGTGGAGGACGTGGTCGTGTTCGGCGGCGGCCGCGTCGGCGCGGCGATCGCCCGTCAGCTGCTCGAGATGCAGATCGGCGTCCGCCTCATCGAGCCCGACCGCGAGCGGGCGCGCAGCATCGCCGAGGAGCTCCCCGGGGCCCGCGTCTACCAGGCGACCGGGCTCGACCCCGATTTCATCGAGCGCGAGCGGATCGGGCAGGCGCAGGCAGCGGTCTTCGCGATGCGCGAGGACGCCAAGAACCACTACGCGGCCACGCTCGCCCGCGTGCACGGCGTCGAGTTCACGATCGCGATCGTGCACGACACGATCTCGCAGGAGGTCTACGAGCACTCCGGCATCGACGTCACGGTCAACCCGCGGCAGGTGACGGCGGAGGAGCTCGTCCGCTTCGCCCACGACCCCCGCACCCAGCAGGTCGCGATGATCGAGGGCAACCGCTTCGAGGTGCTCGACATCACGACGAGCCCGTCGAGCGAGTACGTCGGCCTGCGCTTCCGCGACATGCCGATCCGCGGGGCGCTGATCGGCGCGATCGTCCGCGACGGGAAGGCGATCTTCCCGCGCAGCGACGACGTCCTCTCGGCAGGCGACCGGGTGATCGTGTTCACCGAGTCCTCCCGGGTCGCCGACGTCGAGCGCGTGCTGTGA
- a CDS encoding PQQ-dependent sugar dehydrogenase, with translation MRVTGLLAAVLVLLAGAGSADGQPSALRLQKVLSGLDAPVYVTAPRSEPGRLYVVERGGTVRVVERGRLRRTPFLDISAQVRAGGEQGLLGLAFAPDYATSRLLVVDYTDRDGNSRIVRYRSDGVRAVPDSARRLLLVRQPYPNHNGGMVAYGRDGKLYVGFGDGGSAGDPENRAQSMRTLLGKIVRLDPARPGARPLIVALGLRNPWRFSFDRANGDLYIGDVGQDAIEEVDHVAWPWNGLLNFGWDVYEGRSSFEPKPLGPGRLVQPVAQYSHARGCSITGGYVYRGTAVPSARGRYFYGDYCSGTIWSLTIAGAGARQVRREPISLEGLSSFGEDAAGELYAVSADSGTLFRLAS, from the coding sequence GTGCGCGTGACCGGACTCCTCGCCGCCGTCCTCGTGCTCCTCGCCGGGGCCGGATCCGCGGACGGACAGCCGTCGGCGCTGCGCTTGCAGAAGGTGCTCTCCGGCCTCGACGCGCCCGTGTACGTGACGGCGCCGCGCAGCGAGCCCGGACGCCTGTACGTCGTCGAGCGGGGAGGCACCGTGCGCGTGGTCGAGCGCGGCCGGCTCCGCCGCACGCCGTTCCTCGACATCTCCGCGCAGGTGCGCGCGGGCGGGGAGCAGGGGCTTCTCGGGCTCGCCTTCGCGCCCGACTACGCGACGAGCAGGCTGCTCGTGGTCGACTACACCGACAGGGACGGCAACTCCCGCATCGTCCGCTACCGCTCCGACGGCGTTCGCGCCGTTCCCGACAGCGCGCGCCGGCTCCTGCTCGTGCGGCAGCCGTACCCGAACCACAACGGCGGCATGGTCGCCTACGGTCGCGACGGCAAGCTCTACGTCGGCTTCGGCGACGGCGGCTCCGCCGGCGACCCGGAGAACCGCGCGCAGAGCATGCGCACCCTGCTCGGCAAGATCGTCCGGCTCGATCCCGCGCGCCCCGGCGCCCGGCCGCTGATCGTGGCACTCGGCCTGCGCAACCCCTGGCGCTTCTCGTTCGACCGTGCCAACGGCGACCTCTATATCGGCGACGTCGGCCAGGACGCGATCGAGGAGGTCGACCACGTCGCGTGGCCGTGGAACGGGCTGCTCAACTTCGGGTGGGACGTCTACGAGGGGCGATCGAGCTTCGAGCCCAAGCCGCTCGGGCCCGGCAGGCTCGTGCAGCCGGTGGCCCAGTACAGCCACGCGCGCGGCTGCTCGATCACGGGGGGATACGTCTACCGGGGGACGGCGGTGCCGTCCGCGCGGGGGCGCTACTTCTACGGCGACTACTGCAGCGGCACGATCTGGTCGCTCACGATCGCCGGCGCCGGCGCGCGGCAGGTCCGGCGGGAGCCGATCTCGCTCGAGGGCCTCTCGTCGTTCGGCGAGGACGCCGCAGGAGAGCTGTACGCCGTGTCGGCCGACTCCGGCACGCTCTTCCGCCTCGCCTCGTGA
- a CDS encoding HAD family hydrolase, translating into MRALLVDLDGALGDTRPLWSDWLEDAARVLGLPHELPQDRGAAARVLDASGAGNWRALLERFAEDRAPVYLRPSAEASAALRRLHAASVPIGVFTDAPAELARVALAQLGAARRVEALEVGPGAVERLRAALGADAQVIATRGELTRAAW; encoded by the coding sequence GTGAGGGCGCTGCTCGTCGACCTCGACGGCGCCCTCGGCGACACGCGCCCGCTGTGGAGCGACTGGCTCGAGGACGCCGCGCGTGTCCTCGGCCTTCCGCACGAGCTGCCGCAGGACCGCGGCGCGGCGGCTCGGGTGCTCGACGCCTCCGGCGCCGGCAACTGGCGCGCGCTGCTCGAGCGCTTCGCCGAGGATCGCGCCCCGGTGTACCTGCGGCCGAGCGCCGAGGCGAGCGCGGCGCTGCGCCGCCTGCACGCCGCCTCCGTCCCTATCGGAGTCTTCACCGACGCGCCGGCCGAGCTCGCGCGCGTGGCGCTCGCGCAGCTCGGCGCCGCGCGCCGGGTCGAGGCGCTCGAGGTCGGGCCGGGTGCGGTCGAGCGGCTGCGGGCGGCGCTCGGAGCCGATGCGCAGGTGATCGCGACGCGCGGCGAGCTCACGCGGGCGGCGTGGTAG
- a CDS encoding VanZ family protein — translation MPASALRAWIPVVLWAAVIFSLSAVPSLGTGLGTWDLVLRKLAHLAEYAVLGVLLARALRSPALAVSLGALYAVSDELHQHFVRGRHAAWYDVVVDTVGVTAGVLAWRRRAAAAAGAGRRA, via the coding sequence GTGCCGGCGTCAGCTCTCCGCGCGTGGATCCCCGTCGTCCTGTGGGCGGCGGTGATCTTCTCGCTCTCGGCCGTGCCGAGCCTCGGCACCGGGCTCGGCACCTGGGACCTCGTGCTGCGCAAGCTCGCGCATCTCGCCGAGTACGCCGTCCTGGGCGTGCTGCTCGCGCGCGCGCTTCGCAGTCCCGCGCTCGCCGTCTCGCTCGGGGCGCTGTACGCGGTCTCGGACGAGCTGCACCAGCACTTCGTGCGCGGACGGCACGCAGCCTGGTACGACGTCGTCGTGGACACGGTCGGCGTCACGGCCGGCGTGCTCGCGTGGCGGCGCCGCGCGGCCGCAGCCGCCGGCGCCGGGAGGCGCGCGTGA
- a CDS encoding DUF4430 domain-containing protein, protein MVRRLLVLTALTALALALAASALAATITVRVEGKTRSIFGSLPVTVEASNAMQALDIASTLGEFHYQVVDSSFGPYVSQIGKYPAAGASGWVFKVNGASPPVGADKVELKDGDAVLWYFATFGDLGGPATLELKAAGAGCYALSALDDAGKKVALRSASLHVDGRRVKVPAGGKACVGRHTGLVRAFAVGAVRSNAVR, encoded by the coding sequence GTGGTACGACGACTCCTCGTCCTCACGGCGCTCACAGCGCTTGCTCTGGCGCTCGCCGCCTCGGCTCTCGCCGCCACCATCACGGTGCGCGTCGAGGGCAAGACCCGCTCGATCTTCGGGTCGCTGCCCGTCACGGTGGAGGCGTCCAACGCCATGCAGGCGCTCGACATCGCCAGCACGCTCGGCGAGTTCCACTACCAGGTGGTCGACTCCTCCTTCGGCCCCTACGTCAGCCAGATCGGCAAGTATCCGGCCGCAGGCGCGTCGGGGTGGGTGTTCAAGGTCAACGGCGCCTCGCCGCCGGTCGGCGCCGACAAGGTCGAGCTGAAGGACGGGGACGCCGTGCTCTGGTACTTCGCCACCTTCGGCGACCTCGGCGGGCCCGCGACCCTCGAGCTGAAGGCGGCCGGAGCCGGGTGCTACGCGCTCTCCGCGCTCGACGACGCCGGCAAGAAGGTGGCGCTGCGCTCGGCGAGCCTGCACGTCGACGGCCGCCGCGTGAAGGTGCCGGCCGGCGGCAAGGCGTGCGTCGGCCGCCACACCGGGCTCGTGCGCGCCTTCGCCGTGGGTGCGGTGCGCTCCAACGCGGTGAGGTGA
- a CDS encoding DUF4430 domain-containing protein: MSPRLGIALLLVALAVAGCGGEGPSRADGSARLWVTRDRGSVVMLDARVPAGQTLLRALRSKLPVKTRYGGAFVQEIDGISGSLLHRRDWFWLVNGLVGDRSAVSYRLRDGDVAWWDYRGWERDAETLEVVVGAFPEPFRHGYDGRVRAAAVRYAPGLGSAARRVAKAIGAVDVAPAAAAVPKGANLFELVGGAPRFRAALRTPGSGPSAPVRFTFAGDVDALLGGAFRRRFAVP; the protein is encoded by the coding sequence GTGAGCCCACGCCTGGGCATCGCGCTCCTCCTCGTCGCGCTCGCGGTCGCGGGCTGCGGCGGGGAGGGGCCGTCCCGGGCGGACGGCAGCGCCCGCCTCTGGGTGACGCGCGACCGCGGCAGCGTCGTCATGCTCGACGCCCGCGTGCCCGCGGGACAGACGCTGCTGCGTGCGCTGCGCTCGAAGCTGCCCGTGAAGACGCGCTACGGGGGGGCGTTCGTCCAGGAGATCGACGGCATCTCCGGCAGCCTGCTGCACAGGCGCGACTGGTTCTGGCTCGTGAACGGGCTCGTCGGCGATCGCTCGGCGGTTTCCTACCGGCTGCGAGACGGCGACGTCGCCTGGTGGGACTACCGCGGCTGGGAGCGAGACGCGGAGACGCTCGAGGTCGTCGTCGGCGCCTTCCCGGAGCCCTTCCGCCACGGCTACGACGGCCGCGTCCGCGCGGCGGCGGTGCGGTATGCCCCGGGCCTCGGAAGCGCGGCCCGCCGCGTCGCGAAGGCGATCGGGGCCGTCGACGTCGCTCCCGCCGCCGCGGCGGTGCCGAAGGGCGCGAACCTGTTCGAGCTCGTCGGCGGCGCGCCGCGTTTCAGGGCGGCGCTGCGGACACCCGGCAGCGGCCCGTCCGCCCCCGTGCGCTTCACCTTCGCGGGCGACGTCGACGCTCTCCTCGGCGGCGCGTTCCGGCGCAGGTTCGCGGTCCCGTGA
- a CDS encoding energy-coupling factor transporter transmembrane component T family protein: MSAGPAAALLASAAVAAFLTDRLWALAAVVLALLAISMRAPARRRWPYLAGALISGLGVIVISPFTWSSGGGTLLWEGPTLPLIGPLDLSTDEIEIAAVNGLRLVAVALAFSVYALLLDHDRLVAAAGFARRSALAVALATRLVPSLERDAAGLAESVRGRGVEIDGVRGYATLLSPLVAGSLERASNLAEAMEARGFGRPGTTRAPRPPWSRLDRAAVVFAAALPVVVAVVL, encoded by the coding sequence GTGAGCGCGGGGCCCGCCGCCGCGCTGCTCGCCTCCGCCGCCGTCGCGGCGTTCCTCACCGATCGCCTGTGGGCACTCGCCGCCGTCGTGCTGGCGCTGCTCGCGATCTCCATGCGCGCGCCGGCGCGGCGCCGCTGGCCGTACCTCGCCGGCGCGCTGATCAGCGGGCTCGGCGTGATCGTGATCTCGCCGTTCACGTGGTCGTCGGGTGGAGGCACCCTCCTGTGGGAGGGGCCGACCCTGCCGCTGATCGGGCCGCTCGACCTCTCGACGGACGAGATCGAGATCGCCGCCGTCAACGGGCTGCGCCTCGTCGCGGTCGCGCTCGCCTTCTCCGTCTATGCGCTGCTGCTCGACCACGATCGCCTGGTCGCGGCCGCCGGGTTCGCGCGGCGCTCGGCGCTCGCGGTCGCGCTCGCGACACGGCTCGTGCCGTCGCTCGAGCGCGACGCAGCCGGACTCGCCGAATCGGTGCGCGGCCGCGGCGTCGAGATCGACGGCGTGCGGGGCTACGCCACGCTGCTGTCCCCACTCGTCGCGGGCTCGCTCGAGCGTGCCTCGAACCTCGCCGAGGCGATGGAGGCGCGGGGGTTCGGCCGGCCGGGCACGACGCGCGCCCCCCGGCCTCCCTGGAGCCGGCTCGACCGCGCCGCGGTCGTCTTCGCGGCCGCGTTGCCTGTCGTCGTGGCGGTCGTGCTGTGA
- a CDS encoding ABC transporter ATP-binding protein, with translation MTLARVDSLSFAYPDGPPALRDVSLELRDGEIVALLGPSGSGKSTLLRALAGLVPHFHGGRFSGRVVVDGADTRAARPAELAGTVATVFQDPEDQVVMSIVENEVAFGLENLGAPPETIWPRAGAALAAVGVAGLRARRTAEISGGELQRVCLASALALEPRLLLLDEPTSQLDAGGAEAFLAAIAAAGCAVVLSEQRVGRALDAADRVLYLEEGRLLLDAPVGEARAWLARNRARYAGVAEPAALPAAAPGPELVALAGVTFAYGAGPPVLDGVSLGVRRGEIVALEGRNGAGKSTLARIAAGLLEPSSGTVRRTGRAVYLSQDPGRYMVRETGIEEVALGVAGDERRAAAALERFGLAFAACRHPRDLSSGERERLGLAAVSVSDPDLLVLDEPTRGIDPDRKEELSAWLRERAAAGCGLLVATHDRSLPAHRRVRLGAPREVPVAV, from the coding sequence GTGACGCTCGCCCGCGTCGACTCGCTCTCGTTCGCCTACCCCGACGGGCCGCCGGCCCTGCGCGACGTCTCGCTGGAGCTGCGCGACGGTGAGATCGTCGCCCTGCTCGGGCCGTCGGGCTCGGGCAAGTCGACGTTGCTGCGCGCTCTCGCCGGTCTCGTCCCTCATTTCCACGGCGGCCGCTTCTCGGGCCGCGTCGTCGTCGACGGCGCGGACACGCGGGCGGCACGGCCGGCAGAGCTGGCCGGCACGGTCGCCACGGTGTTCCAGGATCCGGAGGACCAGGTCGTGATGTCCATCGTCGAGAACGAGGTGGCGTTCGGGCTCGAGAACCTGGGCGCGCCGCCGGAGACGATCTGGCCCAGGGCGGGTGCGGCGCTTGCGGCCGTCGGCGTCGCCGGCCTGCGGGCGCGCCGCACGGCCGAGATCTCCGGCGGCGAGCTCCAGCGCGTCTGCCTCGCCTCCGCGCTCGCGCTCGAACCGCGACTGCTGCTGCTCGACGAGCCCACGTCCCAGCTCGACGCCGGCGGGGCGGAGGCGTTCCTCGCGGCGATCGCGGCGGCAGGGTGCGCGGTGGTGCTGTCGGAGCAGCGCGTCGGAAGGGCGCTCGACGCGGCCGACCGCGTGCTCTACCTCGAGGAGGGGAGGCTGCTGCTCGACGCGCCGGTGGGTGAGGCGCGCGCGTGGCTTGCGCGCAACCGGGCCCGCTACGCGGGCGTTGCGGAGCCGGCGGCGCTCCCCGCCGCCGCGCCGGGGCCGGAGCTCGTCGCGCTCGCTGGCGTCACGTTCGCCTACGGCGCCGGGCCGCCCGTGCTCGACGGCGTCTCGCTCGGCGTGCGCCGCGGCGAGATCGTCGCGCTCGAGGGGCGAAACGGCGCGGGCAAGTCGACGCTCGCCCGCATCGCCGCGGGCCTGCTCGAGCCTTCGTCCGGCACCGTGCGGCGCACGGGCCGGGCCGTCTACCTGTCGCAGGATCCGGGGCGCTACATGGTGCGCGAGACCGGGATCGAGGAGGTCGCGCTCGGCGTCGCGGGAGACGAGCGCCGCGCCGCGGCGGCGCTCGAGCGCTTCGGGCTCGCCTTCGCCGCCTGCCGGCACCCGCGTGACCTGTCGAGCGGCGAGCGGGAGCGGCTCGGCCTCGCCGCCGTGTCGGTGTCCGATCCCGACCTGCTCGTGCTCGACGAGCCGACGCGCGGTATCGACCCGGACCGTAAGGAGGAGCTCTCCGCCTGGCTGCGCGAGCGTGCCGCGGCGGGCTGCGGGCTGCTCGTCGCGACGCACGACCGCTCCCTCCCCGCCCACCGCCGCGTGCGGCTCGGCGCTCCCCGCGAGGTGCCTGTTGCCGTCTAG
- a CDS encoding ECF transporter S component, with amino-acid sequence MPSRWTLLFSGLAVAAVLWAALDPARGGLATLLAAFALVAGGFAWLEGGTDSARDLTLVATLGGLAAAGRVLFAPIPNVQPVTVIVAAAGVALGPRRGFAVGALAAIASNMFLGQGPHTPWQMLAWGGCGVLAGLAAPLLRRRLPFAAFCTVLGFAFGLVMDMWLWFGFYPHTWAALATVLAAGVAFNVAHAAGNLVLALVAGPELRRVLDRYARRARTEVVWA; translated from the coding sequence TTGCCGTCTAGGTGGACGCTGCTCTTCTCCGGCCTCGCCGTCGCCGCGGTGCTGTGGGCCGCGCTCGACCCCGCGCGCGGCGGGTTGGCGACGCTGCTTGCCGCATTCGCGCTCGTCGCCGGCGGCTTCGCGTGGCTCGAGGGGGGGACCGACTCGGCGCGCGATCTCACCCTGGTGGCGACGCTCGGCGGGCTCGCGGCCGCGGGTCGCGTCCTCTTCGCGCCGATCCCGAACGTGCAGCCGGTGACGGTGATCGTCGCGGCGGCCGGGGTTGCGCTCGGCCCGCGCCGCGGCTTCGCCGTCGGAGCCCTCGCGGCGATCGCGTCGAACATGTTCCTCGGGCAGGGGCCGCACACGCCGTGGCAGATGCTCGCCTGGGGCGGCTGCGGCGTGCTCGCCGGGCTCGCCGCTCCGCTGCTGCGCCGGCGGCTTCCGTTCGCGGCCTTCTGCACGGTGCTCGGCTTCGCCTTCGGCCTCGTCATGGACATGTGGCTGTGGTTCGGCTTCTACCCGCACACGTGGGCCGCCCTCGCCACCGTGCTCGCCGCCGGGGTGGCGTTCAACGTCGCGCACGCCGCCGGCAACCTCGTGCTCGCGCTCGTGGCGGGGCCGGAGTTGCGGCGCGTGCTCGACCGTTACGCGCGCCGTGCCCGCACGGAGGTGGTCTGGGCGTGA
- a CDS encoding prenyltransferase/squalene oxidase repeat-containing protein has product MRALVAALAAAALALSGTSVAASGPAAGSAAYLAARQSAGGGFAEDGQAPDASLTAWAALALVAADGPPAARAGALEFLRGRGGDVRSDTDLALRVTALAALGDRPADLLARLRRHRPGALVNATVWTLIALRAAGEPAPQSFVEALLGAQSRSGGWSWSRGGRPDSNDTAAAIQALRAAGVTGAPIRRAAAFLRSFQNRDGGFALAKGRDSDAQSTAWAIQGLIAAGQRPGAAAFRYLSRLRRPDGSYRYSARYATTPVWVTAQVVPALAGRSFPLGRA; this is encoded by the coding sequence GTGAGGGCTCTCGTCGCTGCTCTCGCGGCCGCCGCGCTCGCGCTCTCCGGCACGTCCGTCGCGGCCTCGGGCCCGGCTGCGGGCTCCGCGGCGTACCTCGCCGCCCGGCAGTCGGCGGGCGGAGGCTTCGCCGAAGACGGCCAGGCTCCCGACGCGTCGCTGACGGCCTGGGCGGCTCTCGCTCTCGTTGCCGCCGACGGACCGCCGGCCGCCCGGGCGGGGGCGCTCGAGTTCCTGCGCGGGCGCGGCGGCGACGTGCGCTCGGACACGGACCTGGCGCTGCGCGTGACGGCGCTCGCCGCGCTGGGAGACCGGCCCGCCGATCTTCTCGCCCGCCTGCGCCGGCACCGGCCGGGCGCCCTCGTCAACGCCACCGTGTGGACGCTGATCGCGCTCCGGGCCGCCGGCGAGCCCGCGCCGCAGTCGTTCGTCGAAGCGCTGCTGGGTGCGCAGTCTCGCAGCGGTGGCTGGTCGTGGTCGCGCGGCGGGCGGCCCGATTCGAACGATACGGCGGCGGCGATCCAGGCGCTGCGCGCGGCGGGCGTGACGGGCGCGCCGATCCGCCGCGCGGCGGCGTTCCTGCGCAGCTTCCAGAACCGCGACGGCGGCTTCGCGCTCGCGAAGGGGCGCGACTCGGACGCGCAGTCGACCGCATGGGCGATCCAGGGGCTGATCGCCGCGGGGCAGCGGCCGGGGGCGGCCGCCTTCCGGTACCTCTCGCGGCTGCGCCGGCCGGACGGCAGCTACCGCTACTCGGCGCGCTACGCGACGACGCCGGTGTGGGTGACCGCCCAGGTGGTACCGGCGCTGGCGGGCCGCTCCTTCCCGCTCGGCCGAGCCTGA
- a CDS encoding ATP-dependent helicase — translation MTVAPHEDLLSHLNPAQREAVIHVDGPLLVVAGAGSGKTRVLTHRVAHLIRAHGVRPNEILAITFTNKAAGEMRERLERMLGGSARGIWILTFHAACGRILRREAERLGYRSNFTIYDSADQLRVVRDCLEDLGKDPKRFPPRGIHGQISNAKNQLIGPEEYLRRVSSFYDRTVAEVYEAYQRRLVSSNAVDFDDMLMLTVEVFERFPEALAHWQHAFRYVLVDEYQDTNHAQYRLLQLLAAEHRNVFAVGDPDQSVYGFRGADIRNILDFERDFPGARSIALEQNYRSTNAILEAANAVIENNRDRKPKRLYSELGAGEPVQVVEVEDEHAEARFVAAEIARLVENGWSAAEIAVFYRTNAQSRVLEDVLVRQQIPYQVIGGPRFYERAEIKDAVAYLSLLDNPADAVALMRVANRPRRGIGDTSLQRLATYADAMGISLWEALADPDAAGLGTAAVKAVRGFHTLMQSLQASAQELEIDELVQAVLDRSGMLEAYRAERTIEARGRIENLEELVGVAGEYRAGREEPTLSGFLQEISLVSDQDGLRGEEPVVTLMTIHNAKGLEFRGVFLIGMEEGIFPHSRSIDDNEIEEERRLAYVGMTRAMERLTLTHATARSLYGRRDSNLASRFLDELPGDVERERLRPASWSGCGSPRQASSPPSRGASEIPSLQTGDSVRHGSLGEGVVTRIEPGGVVTVRFRDDGSERRLMLEYAPLEKIA, via the coding sequence ATGACCGTCGCGCCGCACGAGGATCTGCTCTCGCACCTCAACCCCGCGCAGCGTGAGGCGGTGATCCACGTCGACGGGCCGCTGCTCGTCGTCGCGGGCGCGGGCTCCGGCAAGACGCGGGTGCTCACGCACCGCGTCGCGCACCTGATCCGGGCGCACGGGGTCAGGCCGAACGAGATCCTCGCGATCACGTTCACGAACAAGGCCGCGGGGGAGATGCGGGAGCGCCTCGAGCGCATGCTCGGCGGCAGCGCCCGCGGGATCTGGATCCTCACGTTCCACGCCGCCTGCGGGCGCATCCTCCGCCGCGAGGCGGAGCGGCTCGGCTACCGCTCGAACTTCACGATCTACGACTCCGCCGACCAGCTGCGCGTCGTGAGGGACTGCCTCGAGGATCTCGGCAAGGACCCGAAGCGGTTCCCGCCGCGGGGAATCCACGGCCAGATCTCGAACGCGAAGAACCAGCTCATAGGGCCCGAGGAGTACCTGCGCCGCGTGTCCTCGTTCTACGACCGCACCGTGGCCGAGGTGTACGAGGCCTACCAGCGGCGACTCGTCTCCTCGAACGCGGTCGACTTCGACGACATGCTGATGCTCACCGTCGAGGTGTTCGAGCGCTTCCCCGAGGCGCTCGCGCACTGGCAGCACGCGTTCCGCTACGTGCTCGTGGACGAGTACCAGGACACGAATCACGCGCAGTACCGGCTGCTGCAACTGCTCGCGGCCGAGCACCGCAACGTGTTCGCGGTCGGAGATCCTGACCAGTCGGTTTACGGGTTCAGAGGCGCCGACATCCGCAACATCCTCGACTTCGAGCGTGACTTCCCGGGCGCCCGCTCGATCGCGCTCGAGCAGAACTACCGCTCCACGAACGCGATCCTCGAAGCCGCGAACGCCGTGATCGAGAACAACCGCGACCGCAAGCCGAAGCGGCTCTACTCGGAGCTCGGCGCGGGCGAGCCCGTCCAGGTCGTCGAGGTGGAGGACGAGCACGCCGAGGCGCGCTTCGTCGCGGCCGAGATCGCGCGCCTGGTCGAGAACGGCTGGTCGGCCGCGGAGATCGCCGTCTTCTACCGCACGAACGCCCAGTCCCGCGTGCTGGAGGACGTGCTCGTGCGCCAGCAGATCCCCTACCAGGTGATCGGCGGGCCGCGCTTCTACGAGCGCGCGGAGATCAAGGACGCCGTCGCGTACCTGTCGCTGCTCGACAACCCGGCCGACGCGGTGGCGCTGATGCGCGTCGCCAACCGGCCCCGGCGCGGCATCGGCGACACCTCGCTGCAGCGGCTCGCCACCTACGCCGACGCCATGGGCATCTCGTTGTGGGAGGCGCTCGCCGATCCCGACGCGGCCGGCCTCGGCACCGCCGCCGTGAAGGCGGTGCGCGGCTTCCACACGCTCATGCAGTCGCTGCAGGCGAGCGCCCAGGAGCTCGAGATCGACGAGCTCGTGCAGGCGGTGCTCGACCGCAGCGGCATGCTCGAGGCCTACCGCGCGGAGCGGACGATCGAGGCGCGCGGCCGCATCGAGAACCTCGAGGAGCTCGTCGGCGTCGCCGGCGAGTACCGCGCCGGGCGCGAGGAGCCCACGCTGTCGGGGTTTCTGCAGGAGATCTCTCTCGTGTCCGACCAGGACGGCCTGCGCGGCGAGGAGCCGGTCGTGACGCTGATGACGATCCACAACGCGAAGGGCCTCGAGTTCCGCGGCGTGTTCCTGATCGGCATGGAGGAAGGGATCTTCCCGCACTCCCGCTCGATCGACGACAACGAGATCGAGGAGGAGCGCCGCCTCGCCTACGTCGGGATGACACGGGCGATGGAGCGGCTGACGCTGACGCATGCGACGGCGCGCTCGCTCTACGGGCGCCGGGACTCCAACCTCGCGTCCCGGTTCCTCGACGAGTTGCCGGGCGATGTCGAGCGCGAGCGGCTGCGGCCGGCGTCGTGGTCGGGCTGCGGCTCGCCGCGGCAGGCGTCCTCGCCGCCCTCGCGCGGCGCCTCCGAGATCCCGTCGCTGCAGACCGGCGACTCCGTGCGCCACGGCTCGCTCGGCGAGGGCGTCGTCACCCGGATCGAGCCCGGCGGCGTCGTCACCGTGCGGTTTCGCGACGACGGCAGCGAGCGGCGGCTGATGCTCGAGTACGCGCCGCTGGAGAAGATCGCCTGA